A region of the Stieleria neptunia genome:
TGATCCGCACGCGAATCTAGCTCGTGCCCGGAGAGCTGTTCGGGAGACACGTAATGCGTGTTGCCGCCTGGCTTGATCTTTCCATTCTTTTCAGTCGACGTGATCACACTGGCGATGCAGAAATCCATCAATTTAACGGTTCCGTCTGCGCCAATCCAAATGTTCTCCGGCTTGACGTCGCGATGGACGGTTTGACCATGGGCATACTCCAATGCGTCACACATTTGAGACGCCCACCTCAGGATTTCCGTTTTCTTCGTTTGCCGATTGTGTGTCTGGCGATCATTTAGCTCGGACCGCAATGTGCGACCTTCAAGCAACTCCGTTGTCATGAATGTCAGGCCGTCGGTCTGTTGGAAATCGAACACCCGAAGGATATTTTCATGGGTCAGTGTGCTGGCAATTTTCGCTTCGCTCAGCAACTGTTCTTTCAAGTGTGGGTTCTTGATCAGCGATGGGCGGAAAACCTTGACCGCTACCATCTCGTGACGGACGCAATCAAAGGCACTGAAGACCGCGCCCATTCTTCCAACGCCAATTCGTTCTCGAATCTCGTATCGATTTGCCAAGACGTATCCGTTCTTTAGTTTTTCGATCGCTGTCTTGGTGGCCTCGTCGCCGCGTGTCCCCGCATCGACCGGCGGCAGTTTCAACGAACGGCCTGGTTTGCCAGCTGGCTTTTTCGCCTTCGTAGTGGGACGTGGTTCCGCGGCGGGCTGGATGACGCTATCGGTGGTCGACAGCCCTTCGTTTCTTGCCCTTTGAAGCTGGTTCGCTTCTTTTTTTTGTTGATCCTCGCCATCGCCCTTCTCCCCTTGGGATACGGCCTTTGATTTCCGCACAACAGCTTTAACTTGGCGGCGGTACGCCTCTTCGACCTCATCTTTTTGGTGAGAGCCTGAGATGCCCAACACGGCGATTGCATGTTCCCGATTCACGTTCGTCTCCTCAGCGACTGATTCTCTAGCGGACCCAAAGCTGTTGGTTCATCCGATTCCCAATCGCACTGGGGACAAGAATCTCGGCGATTCTTGATTTTTCTGGCCGATCGGTGTCCTCCCGACGTGGGAGGTCATGCAGCTATTTGATTTCACCCTCCGGGCAGGCATTGGTATCTGCACATCTTGAATAACCCTCCCTGGCAGGGAGGGTCGAGCGCAGCGAGGGGAGGGTCGTTGGTCGTTGCGGAGTGATTTTCAGCCACAGAGAACCCTCCCCGCGTCGTCGCAAACTCCTCCGCGACCCTCCCAGAGGAGACTCTTCAAATACTGCTTTGCTGTCACTACGGGTTGATTTTTGAGGTCCGTTTTGGGCATCAATTTTACTGCCGGTAGTGCTATCAACTGAGTATTTGAAGAGTCTCCAGAGGGAGGGTGACTTCGACCCGAGCGACTTGTGTAGATACCAATGCCTGGCGGGAGGATCGAGCAAAACAAACTTTTGCCTTTTTTGTCGAAACCTGTCCCGAGGGCCTCGGCAAACCGGATGTACTCGCATCGAGGCGCTAACCGAGGAGAAATGATGAGCGATACGATCGAAACTCTGTTGCAAGAAAACATCGGCAAGGTCGAACAGGTCGACGCGCTTGCCAATGGCTTTCAAACGGATCTTGGGAATCTAAACACCGTCATCGGCGAATCGATGGCCGGAGCGGTGGAGAACGGAACCAACGCCTGTAGCGCGATGGACCAACTGCGGGACATGCTCGAAAAGGCTCGGCAAGACATCGAGCAGTCGCGGCAGACGGCCATTACCAAAATAGAGACGCTCCGAGACCGCGCATCGCAATGTGGGCAACAAATTGAAAACGAGACCTCCGAACTGCAGGCCGTAACGACGAGCGTTCGGGAGGCGATCGATCGGATCGGCGAAAACGCAAACACACTGTCCGGCAGGGTGCAGGAGTCTCTCGGCGAGCTGGAGGAACAAGTGTCTTCGGCCGCCTCGGCGATCCAAAACGGATCAGATGCATCAAGCAGGGCCGTCGACGAAACGAAAACGAATGTCGACGAGAAGGTGGGGCAATTGGAGGCGGCCAAAACGAATGCGATCGAAGCAATCCAGCAGCTGCAGTCCGATTCGGACGAGCGTACCTCGAGCTTCCAAACAACTCTCAATGAAGCGGTCGAGGAATGTGACACCAGTGTCCAGGACCTGCTCAGTACCTTCGCCGATTCAGCCGCGGCAACGATCGAGAAAACCACCCAAGTGCTTTCCAGCGACGCCGGAGAGTTGCTGACCGAGTCATCCCAGCAGATGAGC
Encoded here:
- a CDS encoding importin beta family protein, with amino-acid sequence MMSDTIETLLQENIGKVEQVDALANGFQTDLGNLNTVIGESMAGAVENGTNACSAMDQLRDMLEKARQDIEQSRQTAITKIETLRDRASQCGQQIENETSELQAVTTSVREAIDRIGENANTLSGRVQESLGELEEQVSSAASAIQNGSDASSRAVDETKTNVDEKVGQLEAAKTNAIEAIQQLQSDSDERTSSFQTTLNEAVEECDTSVQDLLSTFADSAAATIEKTTQVLSSDAGELLTESSQQMSEVLGKLGEVLDQGGGEFSESIEDVVDSIQEVVEMVEKIEPVLKAIQRML